The Mustelus asterias unplaced genomic scaffold, sMusAst1.hap1.1 HAP1_SCAFFOLD_551, whole genome shotgun sequence nucleotide sequence ttgctgtgttgtctctgtgctccatccccactctgattgtattggagcctgtgtgggtcattgttacactgagactctgtcactgtgattattggacaagcagcaagtcaccgtcacaatgcccggctgattgacggcagcgtggaccaatgggaagagggggCAGAGCTGGAGGCCCGATCAGGAGCGGTTGGTCCTCCAACCATTAGGAGCAAACGAGGGGCGGGGCCAACTTTGActcgagcatgcgcagtgtgagtaaAGGCGATGGAAAACGGTTATTTTGGGCTCGGAAATCTGTTCGAGGTGATTGGCGgtacggagagagcaatggatcgtCCAGGTGGGTGGAAGCGCTGCGTAACCATGTTGTGAGAGTCGCAAAATGCGGAAGAGAGCTTCCCGGACCCAGTTTGCACCGAGCGGGGCTGCAGCTCCTCATGTTCGTTTCGGGTTAAcgttcgccatctttattgggggcaatatgcagcagtgcgcacgtgtggccgccatgtttgtagagggcaatgttgtcaatcagtgggaggagcttgttccccagtgttcagaatggagacaacttgtccatcaaactgcatcaaccctctgagtcccaatgtcttattgatgaggcagagcggtgacagagaaggaaaaagaaagggaaagtaaaacagtaaatgctggaaaatctcagcagatctgacagcatctgtggagagagaatagaaccaacgtttcgagactggatgacccatagtcagagcttgtacacgtgtaaacagagcatgtaaactttgacacctccatgtacccttgtacacctctatcaatctactttgctccaaggagaacaagttatccagcctaacattgaggtgtataaaattctgaggggcacagataggggggacaggaaggaacttttctctttagtagagaggtcaataaccaggggcctggatttaagttcaggggcagtaggtttataggagatgtgagggaaagctttttcactcagacggtggtgggaatctggaactcactgcctgaaagggtggtagaggtgggaatcatcatcacatttaagaagaatttagataAGCTCTTGCAATGCCATAGTATGGAAGGTTACACATCAagtgtggaaaatgggattagaatagaacggtgcttgatggccggcacaaacacgatgggccgaagggcctctttccatgctgtaaaactctattgaTCACCCACGTTGGCAGCAAGTTCAATATCATCATCAGTCACAACCCCCCTGTATCTTCACTAACTGAAACaatccatttaaaacatttttatcgAGAATGTAGCCATATTTCTTTTggactggcagcctgcatggagactttcagctctctgtgtccaggacaggaaaccgtgagcatggatctgtcaatcagcctcaatcagcatcttcaggagaattgggagggtgaatattagatacagcagagtgagaatggagggagagtgtgtgggatggagattcacagcttttggggaatgagagaggaaagaatgttccatggaaactagaattgtctgttctgaatttctatcctgtactgactgtgatgaattttgtaaattgtttttacaggatattagaagaggAATCACACTGATAAATCTCAACTATCacatctcgatctgacagagtcactcgattcctTGGATACTAAATATCCTCAGCCTCTGAatgggaaggagaaatgtttgaccgGTCTGTCCACTGCAAGATTTTAAGcaacagtgtgactggaaaaacaccgggacacaaacacacacctgagtgagagtgttccagtgcactgacagtggaaagagctttaaccagttacacagcctgaaaatacattgcagcattcacagcaaggagagactgtacacgtgttctctgtgtggacaaggcttcaaatgATTGACCTGCAATGATACAAGGAGACCGACAATATGgaaaaaccgtggaaatgtgaggactgtgggaagagatacaaagcgCCCTCTctactggaagctcatcggcgcagccacactggggagaggccgttcacctgctgggtgtgtgggaagggattcactgattcatccactctgcagagacaccagcaagttcacactggtgagagtgcattcacctgctgtcagtgtgggaagggatttactcagatatcaagcctgcggacacaccagcgagttcacactggggagaggccattcacctgctctcagtgtgggaagggattcactgagtcatccaacctacagagacaccagcgtgttcacacaggagagaggccattcagctgctctgcatgtgggaaaagattcactcagttatctcaactgcgggcacaccagcgagttcacactggggagagaccgttcacctgctctcagtgtgggaagggattcacccagttatccaacctgcagacacaccagcgagatcacactggggagaggccatacagctgctttcagtgtgggaagggattcattcatttatcaaacctgcagacacaccagcaagttcacaccggggagaggccatttacctgcgccgtgtgtgggaagggattcactcggttatccaccctgcagtcacaccagcgagttcacactggggagaggccattcacctgctctcagtgtggaaagggattcactcagttatctaatctgcggagacaccagtgagttcactctCAAGAGAGGTCGTTCACCTgccccgtgtgtgggaagggattcactcggttatccaccctgcaatcacaccagcgagttcacaccgaggagagaccattcacctgctctcagtgtgggaaggagttctgtgattcatccaccctgctgacacaccaacaagttcacaagtgaatATGGGGAttagattctgctgttattgtttctgctctcaattacatccaggactgcattttgttcattcttggccaatggggagggtcggagggtttctttctgctggactggccggtctcatgactttgcctccagtgggctgatgctcttcgagtcttgttgcgaatccctggtttcagatttcacaaggatcacagagtaagACGGTGTTAGGAAATTCAGAGATATTTCGTcagcatttatttttgaaatccccCAAAtgccccatccaatttcctttgtaattgtttattgtctccacttccctcaccctcgtaggcagcgagttccaggtcattaccattcgctgcatcaaaatattctcccTCACATCTCTCCCTGCATATCTGACCCAAAATCTTCAATCaatgtccccctcgtccttgtcccatcagcgaatgggaacagcttttctttgtccaccttatctaaacctgtaagaatcttgtctacctctatcaaatctcccctcaacctcctttgctccaaggggaacaaccccagcctgacatcgacaataaagaacaaactaacagaatacgtTAATACCTGAAATTAACTGTGGAGGTcgaatttctgttttaaaaatattgcaaacatattgtcctggacaataaaggaatttgaataactcaccttgaATGTGGGTGAAATGTGTTATGATCCAGGTCAGAAATCCAAGGTGTTTTAGAAAATCAGCCTCGCCAGAAGATTTGCACTCGAGTGAgtgtaaggtgtttcactccaggtacgattcaagtgacccactaggaagcttttatcaaacaaagttaatttaagaacacagttaaaatataattagaaaaaatagcataacttttaccaattgcaataAAAAGCAACCATGATCTTGCTTATATCAACCAGTGCAGCTTAGTGTTCCAAATCAAATAATCCCTACAAATATACACCCCATTCTAGGTTTTGCACAGAAAGcaggtatgctcacgtgatgctggatttggcagctttttaacacctgctgtgaattagcgcTTAAAATGTTGAATTCAAACTCTGCCTTCCCTGTCCTGGAACTTccaaaaccgagagagagagagactgcttgctTCTATGTTCCAGCTGGCAACTCTCAGGCAGCGGAATCTTCATTCTAGAGAGAGAGACGACAAACACTGCTTTCAGTTTGCAGTCCAGACAGCTTGtgacaaaatgaaactaaaactttctcctgttaaaaaaaactgtccaaagacAGCACTGACCTTTCAATCAGgctccacccaacaattccaaaaggatcATAAAACTCCAGGTCACTGTATTAGCCCAGGCTCAAAATAAACAAGatgcccattatattgcttcattatattcatagaatagaatcccaacagtacagaaagaggccattcagcctatcgagcctgcactgacaataatcccagcctttctccgtaaccccacctgttcatcctgctaatcccccagaaactagggtcaatttcgcatggccaatcaacccaacccacacatctttggattgcgggaggaaaccggagcacccggaggaaaccaacgcagacacggggagaatgtgcaaactccacacagacagtgacccaagccaggaatcaaacctggatccctggtgctgtgaggcagcagtgctaaccactgtgctaccgtgccaccatattGTTCTATGTATTAGCGGAGTTGTAAATCAGTGAAGGCCAGCATAATACTTGGTCTGTGAAACACTCCGAcatccatgaactttgttttaaagaaatccacatttgaaagcccggTCACTGCATGAAATATCAGACCATAACagggggagataagaaagacagacactcactttgatcttttcgtcagcacatctgagagttaagaatgtgtgacatgattttgggataccggagtgagtgtacagatgtgatttgttacatgtgaaaaataacaagcctaaattcatggtgagttggagtgaagagcgggtcccaaacacacacagctacttgagacacagcaggagatgaaatggttaatgtggccaggggattgagacaacattgtgacatcatcaaggcactgacacacactccagagagaaactgagttcactggcggcacggtaacacagtggttagcactgctgcttcacagctccagggacctgggtcgattcccggctcgggtcactgtctgtgtggagtttgcacattctcctcgtgtctgcgtgggtttcctccgggtgctccggtttcctcccacagtccaaagatgtgcgggttaggttgattggccatgataaaattgccccttagtgtcctgggatgcgtagattagagggattagtgggtaaaatatgtagggatatgggggtagggcctgggtgggattgtggtcggtgcggactcgatgggccgaatggcctctttctgtactgtagggtttctatgatttctaaaacaatcaggatccaattaaacacactgcacatcctcacaaagtgaggaaaattaCAGTAAAAGGAATAATATTATAGATTGGGACAATTAAGGGCTTGGGGGAAATAATActgagtaagaactgtccacaacttggataggggtaaagagagagctggagaatcttttacatccatgcttgacctgttgcttgaagcatctgtccttatgtacGAGTAACCTAGAACTCACAGCGCTCCTTCAGAAGAAAAAAAGATTGAGTAGATGTTACCCCAGGCGGGaccagaacagaactggaaaataacggagTGAAGTTGAgtgagggatcagagagagagcatCTTTAACAGCTCTCTTGAAAGCCCAgcatgttaaagagcctgccaacccctctcacccactttcccgaaagtgcatcaatctcagcaGGAAATgtccagaaaaatcaaatatttttactgataaaagtttattaatgaaacagaacatggttaaaacaaacagaaaatgacttgaggatcaaagacaaccagagtaaaaggatgttcacaatgttctggacacaaatggtttctcttcagctgctctgtcccctgttcctctgactccccgctttggacacagggacactgaaccccgGGGGTCACGTCACCATCAGCCCCAGTCACCCTCTCCCGTGtcctgattggttggaggcccatttcccactccagtaccttcctgtctctgtattattgcgacgcccagggcagttttccaactggggcgcaggcaccattattctcagctaaattcagccttcagctccgtcgcctggctgtcattgacacgagcaacagagacagaaaggtgtcccaggctcaaatgggaagttgaAACTTGTGGGTCGAAAGCAACACTTCACCATTTGCCagtcaaatccatgttatttacactgggggtttttatgatgagattaattgaattgttcgGCGAGTCAGCAAgctcgagaagcactgattccagattgttcaatacttctgtcttgaatcacaaaagcttctcactttatccccttcctgaactgaattccatcatcctgagcagctgtgggtgtcacctctctgtgtaaactcctgcccctttttataaggctctctcattccttattgtgggtcaattctttaatggttgaggatcgctctgtgatgtagtgagtgtttatccggtcaatcaatgtttctgatgtcagtcggaacgtccatcgttacttttcacctgtttcttactctgtgttataaaaaaataaagttttttaaTTTTTAACAGAATGGTCAGCTTTAAGGTTTCTTGAGTCTGTGGCGACgtcatccaaaggtcaaagcctttctcttttctccttcccgTTTAACTAAGGGTTGTGTGGAATATTCCactcagggggaggtggtgggaatgtcgctggccgagtaatgcagagacccagcaaaggatctggggacaggcagctggtgggattggattcagtgaatcaatctggaattatataaagttagtgtcagaaacggtgaccatgaaactatcgactgttgtaaaaacccgtcCAGTTCACCCTCTTCATGCTccctattagggagggaaatctgccattcttacccggtctggcctacaagtgaatccagacccacacagcgatgtgggtgaatcttaactgcccctctgaaatggccgagcaagtcactccgttcaggggcaattaggagatgagcaacgtgtgctggggctttgccagcagtgtccacatcccaggaaagaataaagaatattccacggaaagtgatgggtgatttgaaatgaattgaaagtaggtcaggaggtgctcgtatcatccagagctgcttttcaatggatcctcctgtttaaaataaaaacacatcagtgtgtccctttcccagacacagttgaccatggaatatcacaatgctgtttttaaacattcctttgttaaagaatcagtcatttagaattgtgaaacagacagaaattaaatgttccgtttttcctgggatcctcctgtgcctggcaccggtgtcctgaacaaggttattaacattctctgggttaaaggttcctcctggttcttgctgtctgttgtgtcctttgtcacagtctgtaccaggacatttctattgaaaggttgttaagaaattccagtgaattccagccccttgtgtaacgttccatttggtgtgcgtcagattcagagatgtccacgtgtgtgtgaaaagggttctgggtaagggttttaacccttctttccccgttagtaacaatgagccctgtattcaattctaaagtataaagttctcattagatatcaattctacctgttatctacatttcaccaaccagtctatattttcatcacaggactgcagtgggagcaccgtcaacatcttactgacttGACCGATTTTATCGAGGAGATGacaaaggtgatcgatgagggtagagcagtggatgttgtgaacatggattttagtcaggctttcgacaagatccctcatggtcggctcatccagaagattaagatgcatgggattcacggtgacttggccacttggattcagaattgacttgcccatagaagtcagggagtagtggtggagggtgtttttctgactggaggtccgtgacgagtggtgttctgcagggatctgtactgggacctgcgctatttgtgatatatatcaatgacttggatgaaaacgtggatgggtgggttagtaagcttgcagacgacacaaaactagATGGAGCTGTAGAtaatgtagaaggttgtcaaaggatacagtgggatgtagatcagctgcagatatgagtggagaaatggcagatggattttaatccgggcaagtgtgaggtgctgcactttgggagatcaaatgttcaggataagtatacagttaatgtacagggggatcttggggttcaagtccatagcttcctgaaattagccacacaaatatttagtcggtaaagaaggcatatggcatgcttgcctttattgagtacaagagtcagcatgccatgttgcagctttataaaactttgtttgggctgcacttagaatattgtgttcagttctggtcgccacattacagaaaggatgcagaggctttgatgagggtgcagaagaggtttcccaggatgctgcctggattggagggtgtgagcgactgacaaacgagggttgttttctcgatagcggtggagggtgaggggagacctgatagcagtctataaaataagagacatagaatcttttcccccagacttgatatgtctaataccagggagcatgcactgaaggtgagatgggcaaagttcaaaggagatgtgagaggtaaggttttttacacagagagtggtaggtgtctggaatgcgctgctaggagtggtggtggaggcagatacgataggggtgtttaagggggttttaaataagcacatgaatatgtgaggaatagaggaatatggaccaagggcaggcagaaaggaatagtttaatttggcatcatgttcgacacaacatggtgggctgaagggtctgttcctgtgctgtactgttctacgttctatttgtgatctccatttagaaaaaggaaatagaggcactggagaaggggcaagaaagattcacaagaataatcccagaactgtcatcacttgtgaactcactggtgtttcaccaagtttgctgactgagtgaatcccttcccagtcagagcaggtgaccagcctctgcctggtgtgaactcactggtgggacattagttcccgagagcttttgaagctacgcccacatttaaagggtctctcctgggtgtgatgatgttgtgtctgggcaggctggataagtgagtaaatcctttcgcacacaccgagcaggtgaatggtttctccccggtgtgaactcactggtgtttcagcagtgttgatgatattctaaacctccttgaacagtgagagcagctgaacggcctctccccggtgtgaatgtgctcggggatcatcagttcctgagagcttttgaagccggcTTCTCgggcagagcatttaaagggtctctccttggagtgagtggctttgtgtttctgcaggctggatgactgagtgaatcccttcccacacacagagcaggtgaacggtctttccccagtgtgaactcgctgatgttcccacaggctggatgacattttaaatctctttgtgcagtgagagcagctgaacggtctctcctcagtgtgaatgcgctggtgggacaccaggtcctgagagcttttgaatccgctcccacagtcagagcatttaaaccgtctctcattagtgtgagtgactttgtgtctgcgcaggtgggatgaagtagtgaatcccttcccacacaccgagcaggtgaacggtctctccccagtgtgaactcgccggtgcactcgcaggttggatgatgttctaaacctctttgtgcagtgagagcagctgaacggtctatcctcagtgtgagtgcgctggtgggacatcagatcctGAGAGtctttgaagccactcccacagtcagagcatttaaatggtctctcattggtgtgagttgtTTTGTGTTTCTGCAAGCTGGATGAagttgtgaatcccttcccacacacacagcaggtgacggcctttccccggtgtgaactcgctggtgtgtctgcaggttggatgatgttctaaacctctttgtgcagtgagagcagctgaacggtctctcctcagtgtgaatgcgctggtggtccCTAAgtacctgagagcttttgaatctgctcccacagtcagagcatttaaatggtctctcattggtgtgagtggctttgtgtttctgcaggctggatgactgaatgaatcccttcccacacacagagcaggtgaatggtctctccccagtgtgaactcgctggtgtatctgcaggttggatgaagttctaaatgtctttgagcagtgagagcagctgaacggtctctcctcagtgtgaatgcgctggtgggacatcagatactgagagcttttaaaaccactcccacagtcacagcatttaaatggtctctcattggtgtgagtgagattgtgtttctgcaggctggaaaactgagtgaatccc carries:
- the LOC144486997 gene encoding uncharacterized protein LOC144486997 — protein: MEKPCKCGDCGKRFGFPSELEIHKRSHTGERPFTCSVCGKGFTQFSSLQKHNLTHTNERPFKCCDCGSGFKSSQYLMSHQRIHTEERPFSCSHCSKTFRTSSNLQIHQRVHTGERPFTCSVCGKGFIQSSSLQKHKATHTNERPFKCSDCGSRFKSSQVLRDHQRIHTEERPFSCSHCTKRFRTSSNLQTHQRVHTGERPSPAVCVGRDSQLHPACRNTKQLTPMRDHLNALTVGVASKTLRI